GAATTGTGCTGTTACCACATCATTGACTTTCAGCCGGTTCGGTCGAACATCTGATCTATTCGGttcgacaacaacaaccacaaacCACAACAGGAGTCAGGCCTAGTCGGTAGACATCCCCCGTCGCACGGGTCCTATTATGGATGTTGATTTCACAACCTACCTCGGATGTTGGATTGCCCTAAACCCTAACCTTGGTTAATGTTGGGAAATTCCCAACAAACTAGTCCGCATAGGGTTAGGACCGTTGCAAAAGGGCAACTGTcagatttctttttctatTGGGAATTGATTGAGATTGTGAGATGCGATAGATAAAGTTAAAATACGTGCtagaggtggtggtgagagGCAATGAGTAGGAGGGATGTTGCCTCTTAACTGGTGACCAGATGCGTAATAAAACCAACCTGGGGCATTCTGAGGTACACCGGAGGATCAGTGACGTTGCGGTTCCCCAGTTTGCCCCGTCCACAGCCTTTTTTACCCTATCATCGTTGCTTGATTGCTCGGCTGCTAGCAGATCAAATTGGCCATTTCAATTAATCAAGTAATTGCTAGGACTCCCGacgcaaacgactcgagcgaagcgagaggagccacggggtctggggcggagccccagccgccggaggcaaaagTGGCCCTGGCCCCTGAAGTCAGTTCCTGGATGGAGCGTTGGGGGTCAGATTAACTCGGGCGGATGGAGGGGTGTTCGGCAGCAGGCAGGCAGTGTAGGCGATGGAGCTGCAAGCTCGGGTCCGTAGTAAGGGAGATGAGCTGTTGGTGGGGCTTGTAGGGCCGGAATGGGCTGGATGGATTGGTAGTGGCCGTAAGGGCAGTTCCGGAAGGTTTCCCCTTATCAGACCCCAGCAAGCTGGTCAGTTGGTTGGCAGTTGGTTTTAGGTGGTTGGAGTTAGTTTTAGGGTCGTAAATGGCTGGCTAGGCCATTGGGTCACTGGGAGAAATGGTAGTGACCCCCACTGGGGGAAAAAGTACACGCCATTACAGAAAACAGCGGGTAAACAGTGGGAGACGAGTGAAATGAACTGGTGTATAAGCCGATAAAATCAATGCACCGTGATGAGCagaattgctttttcctGATAATTgaacttttttatttttttaatttttttcgtttgttGATCCCACTAGTCCAGatggtttcttttttttatccTATTAAAGTGCATATCATGTAACACCGGTATATTTGCGCACCCACAGTTTTGCATCCTTTCCCTATAATTCAGGCGTATATATAACAGATAATTgcagcattttcatttgtgcttcttctttttttgtttcgtCAGGACGATAAAGACGTACTCAGCTAAAGATTTTTGTTAGTGTATCAATTTGACTTGTGTCTGCTTGCTATCAAAGTTATCAGTATTTTATCTCAATAGTACTGTAACGAAGCCACCGTCTCAACCAAACTGAACCACTCAACAAATTGacaaatcaatcaataacATAGAAATTTTAGTCGAAATGTCAGCTCTCGAGCAATTGTCGGTTGAAGAAGTCGAGGCTATTGCCACTGGTAAAGCCAGTCGTGATCAGaccaatatcaacagaaaaaaGAATGCCTCGACTGCCAATACTGGAGCATTTGTTTCGGCCGGCGGCGTCGAGAAGAAAAAGGTACATATTTCCGAGCAGCCATTCACCTGGTCCAATTGGTATCTTCACATCAACTGGATTAATACTACACTGATTTTCATTTATCCTATGATTGGATTCTGTTTTGTTCCTTTTGTTCATCTTTCTCTCAAGACTTTTATCTGGTCTTTTATCTACTATTTCATGACCGGTTTGGGTATTACCGCCGGTTACCACCGTATGTGGTCACACCGAGCCTATTCGGCCAGACTGCCTCTTCAAATCTTCCTTTTGTTGGTTGGTAgtggagctggtgaagGTTCTGTCAAGTGGTGGTCTAACGGACACCGTACTCACCACCGATTCACTGATACCGAGAAGGATCCTTATGATGCTCGTCGTGGATTTATGTTCTCTCACATGGGTTGGATGATGTTCCACCAAAACCCCCAATTGAAGGGCCGTACCGACATTTCCGATCTCATTGCCGACCCTCTGGTCAGATTCCAACACAAACACTATCTTTACTTTTTGTTTGCCATGGCCTATGTGTTCCCTACTCTTGTAGCTGGTTTCGGATGGGGCGACTGGACTGGTGGTCTTCTTTACGCCGGTGTTTTGAGATTGTTTGTTGTGCACCAATCCACCTTCTGTGTTAACTCATTAGCCCATTGGATCGGTGAACAACCCTTTGACGACCGTCGTACTCCCCGTGACCACGCCATCACTGCTTTCGCTACTCTTGGTGAGGGTTACCACAACTTCCACCACGAGTTCCCCAGTGACTACAGAAACGCTCTTAAATGGTACCAATACGATCCTACCAAGATGTTCATCTGGACCATGAAGCAATTGGGACTCGCATACAACCTACAAAAGTTTTCACAAAATGCTATTGAGCAAGGTCTTGTGCAACAAAAGCAAAAGAAGCTTGATAAATGGAGAGCCCGTCTTAACTGGGGAGTTCCTATTGAGCAGCTTCCTGTCATTGAATTCGACGACTTCAAGCAACAAACCAAAGAGCAAGGTAAATGTCTGGTTCTCATCTCGGGCATTGTTCACGATATCACTGACTTCATCGAGCATCACCCTGGTGGTAAGGCTCTGATCAAGTCTGCCATTGGCAAGGATGGTACTGCAGTCTTCAACGGCGGTGTATACAACCACTCCAACGCTGCCCACAACCTCTTGGCCACCATGAGAGTGGCCGTCATTAGAGGAGGTTGCGAAGTCGAGGTATGGAAAAAGGCCCAATCCGAGAAGAAGGACGTCAACATCATCCAGTCCACCTCGGGAGACAAAATCGTCCGCGCGGGCGAGCAGGCCACCCGCCTCGCCGAGACCGGCGTCAGCGGTCGCGCTGCCTAAACCCTCTCTTGAATTCTTTTAACGATCTGTAACGCATATAAATACACTCATTCGCACTTTGAAGGGGGacatctgcctccggcggctggggctgcgccccagaccccgttgctcctgcttcgcaggagatggctgggaccgtagacggaacgactcgagcggagcgagaggagctacggggtctggggcagagccccagccgccggaggccggTGTCATCTTCGGAAGCCTCACCTGACAATCATGTTTTTCTAGTTTTTAATTTATCGTTTATCATTTATATTTGTGACTGATAGCTAATCATGTTAGTATTTAGCATTCTTTTGTTTGTCACTCTTATTCGATCTTCCATTAGTGTTGGTTTAAACTATACGGCTATGAATAACGCTTTAGACTGCATAAGAAGAGTGGACCATCAATTCTATTATTTCATCCCAGCAGAGTATAGTATGTTTACTATTGCCAATCTTTCTGGTTATTACTTCAATAACAGGTTGTACAGAGAGGTGCTTCCATGCTTAGTGGAATTTAGTAAATATGCGTACACTGGCATATCATTCGATGGCTATGAGATGAGAGGAGATTTGCTAATGTCTGGTGTTATTGATTACGATCTCCGTGCTGAGGATCTAGTTTCGGGCGGTCTTGATGTTAAACAGCCATCATCACCTAATAACAATATTAGTAGCACGATACAAGAAACACACTCAACTTTACCTGCTAATCCAACAGGTTATCCACCACTGAGAATGCAACTACAGTTAGCACTTGATTTAAGTAATAAACATTAACCAAAGCACGTTAGACAGTTGTGAGTTGCATCGTTATCCTGTGCGTAATTCTCATATGTTGAATCAGTTATCAACGACGACTTAACGGCTGACATGCGGAGGTAGTCGGTAGACGTCGGAGGATAACGGATAGATAAGCTATTGGGAAGCTGGAATCGTGACAGCCGGTGGGGAGCCGCTGGTTGTGCGGCGGGTGATTAATGTTCGTGAAGCAGAGATGTGAGGGGAGATGATGGGATGAGAACATTGAGAGTGGGGATGTTGTTAGTGGGCTGGAAGTTACAAAACAAGCATGTGCTGGTGATTGGCGGAGGTGAGGTCGCGAAGGGGAGGGTGGAAGCTGCGGTGAAGGCCGGTGGGTTGGTTACAGTGATTGCACCGGAGGTGGTGACGGAGATTGAGGATCTGGAGAGTACGATGCAGCTGAACAGAGTGGAGAGACGCGATGTGGATTTGGAGACAGATTTCGTGGTGGATCCGCTGGCGGAGATTGAACAGGATTACGATATGGTGTTTTCGGCAATCGACGACAGGGAGTTGTCACATAAGATATATCTGGAGTGCAAGAAGCGGAAGATTCCAGTGAACGTCGCAGATATCCCAGATGAATGCGATTTCTATTTCGGCTCGGTCATTGAGAAGGGACCTTTACAAGTAATGGTTTCGACAGGCGGAGCTGCCCCGAGACTGGCTAGAAAAGTGAGGGTTGGAATTGAGAACCAGCTGGACGAACTGAACATCGAAAAAGCTATTTATAACGTTGGCAAGCTGAGGAAGATGCTCAGAGAACATACTACTGGCACAGACGAAATAAGCGGCAAAGAAACCGGTTATGATAAGAATACTATTACCACCCGTATGAAGTGGATCTCGGATATCTGTGACCGGTACAATTTCAACGAGCTTGCCGACCTAAGCGAGACAGATCTCGAGCTGATGCTGGCGAAATATCCTGCTCCAGTAAGAGAAGAGCCAGATAAAGAGACCCAATCATCAGAAAAAGAGGCCAGTTTATAAATCCATTAAACGTACCACAGCTCATAAATCAGCCTTGAAACACCCCCAAACTTCAGTGGGACGGCCGatgcaacgactcgagcgaagcgagaggagtcacggggtctggggcagagccccagccgccggaggcagaattCGTTGAGATCTCGATGTACCGAATAGGAATTAAATGCAAACCAGTCCATGTGAGATAACAACGGTGCCCATGCATTTGGACAGAAAAGGTTAAGATTCAGGAGAGTCGACAGGTCGATCTGTGAGCTTAAAAAAGCCGCACCTGTCTATAGTTTTATATAATGAGAGGCAGGTCTGGTTCGGTGTCTATCCACAATGAGGTTCAAACTCAAGGTGGGTGATAAGAACCTGATTTGGTGGCCGCTGGATAGCGAGACGCAGAATGCCACTGTGGGTGAATTTGTCGAGGCATTGACCGGAACCGACGAAAACAAGGCTTATTTAGAGGGCATTGAAATGAGTTCCAAGCATCAGATGCGACATCTGGTTCGTGACGgtgatgttgttgagattCGGATTAAAGGAACTCCTCATGAAGGCAAGCCAAGGACGAAAGCTCGGAATCTGAGACGCAAGCGTGAAAAGGCTTCGAAAGCTGGCAAGAACGATGATTCcgaggatgacgacgaagatgatgaggatggaGATGACAGGTATGGAGGTCAGGAGCAGGATGCCGATGGAGATGATACCATGAAGTATGAAAATGAGGTTAATGGATATAGAGGGTATGAGTCGTATCATGACTATTACtatgataataataatcagGCAAAAAATTACATGGATGGGTGGTATGATACCACTAATGGTGAAAATGGATatggcaatggcaatgTCAATGTTGCAGGTCAGGTTTCTGGATACTATTCTACacagaacaagaagagTTCTAATTTCAAGAACCAACGACAGCCCACTCCTTTTGTCCCTGCTGGCCAGACTCAGTACAAAAACATTCGGCGAAGTGCAATTGAATGTGAGTACCCCGACTATTACAAGGTCACAGTTCCCTCATACCCTTTTCAGAAGATGCCCGTTGAGACCCATGGTGAGGAGAATGAGGTTGAAACGGAGATTGATAATGGTACTGCCAGTGGTACTGGAACTGGAACAACTGCTGGCGAATACTCTACACCAGAGGTAAAGGAACCGGGTCCTGTCCAAGAGTtaaaggaaaagaagaaaacgtCAGTTGATGAAGCTAGTGTAAATGCTCAGTCGAGTTCAACTCAGAGTTCAAAAGATACGACCGAATCAGGCAAATCACAGAACGAAGAGTTAGGCGAGGATCATGACAGCCCTCCTGTTGAAGAGCCGATTCTCAAAATCAGAACCGCTGAAGTGAACTCTGATCTCAGTTCtgcatcagcagctgcatTTGAACTTACCACCGCTCCAACCTCGGTTTCCACGTATCCAACTCTTGACATAAGTCCCAGAAATTCTGCCAGTATCGTAGCCACCTCGCCAGAGTCATCTGATTCGGATCCCGGAGACTATGGTGCCAATCCCAGCAAAACAGCTAACCTAGCATCCAAGTCTTTAGAAACTGTGACAGCTGTCGGAAACTCGACCCAAACCCAACTAAAATCCGAGGATGAGACTACCGAGACCCCAGTCAGACTGTCAACTCCGAACCTGTCGCACAACCCTTCGAGCAGTCGAGAACTCTTTGATGCCACTTCCGGCTACGAATTCTATTCTCTGTCTGCTCTGTGTGCACACCAGGTGTTTGTAGTCTCTGAGCTCGTGTGCGAACCACCGTCGTACCTTCCCACCCAGCGCTACCGCACCCTGAAATTCTACGGCAAAACCGACAGCGGTGGCTACCTCGTGCAAACCGACAAACGCGACATGAAGAAACCCAAAATGAAAGGCAAATTCGAAATCGACGACGGCTGCGACCTCGACGACACCCAACTCTCGGACGAAGAAAAACGAGTCCAACGAGTATCTAAAAAGTTTGGCTATGACATTGTCCACACCGACACCGTCGGCCAAGCCATGCATCTGGCTGGCGAAGAAACCCCATCCAAGGgaatcagcatcagcatctcTGGCATTGCATGCCCCTTCGAGTACTTTTCGTTCAAAAAGTAGCTCTGGGGGCTTCTAAcgaattatttatatttgctTCACATAACGACCTGCTATTACTACTTCTTCGCacggtgctgcctccggcggctggggctgcgccccagaccccccggctcctctcgctacgctcgagtcgttccgtctacggtcccagccatctcctgcgaagcaggagcaatggggtctggggcgcggccccagccgccggaggcctGTCCCCACCCCTACGGTCCTTTTGAAGACTCTTCGGCGGGTGGTGAGTCGGACTcgctggagctggagctggaatcACTGGCTGTGGTGCTAGAGTCGTCGCTGGAGTCGGTAGAGCTGTCACTGGAAGCGTCTCCTTCGTCTAATAAATATCCTGCTGGGAGGTCTGTCGGTTCGTGAGAGCCTTGTTTGCCGATTATGGCGAACAGAGTTGGGTACTCCAGCACGCACTGGCCGGCCAGTGCTTCTGCTAGCGGTTTTTCGCCGTCCAGTTTGATCAGTTGGGGTTTGTTGGCTGGACAGTCGACCTTTTTTAAGTAAACTGCTAGCTTTGAGGCAGCTGGGAGGTCCGTCCCGCCGGGGCTGAACTTGTATATCCGCCGGGCAGCTTCGTCTAAAATCTCGCTATCAGGAACTTCTTTTGTACAGGTGATCCTAGCACCGTCGCCAATGCTATTTTGTTCGATGTTGGTACTGTCAATGTCAggattcttttcttctgtAATTCTTTCTTTGGTGTCGTCTGCAATGCTATTTTGTTCGATGCTGGTACTGTCACTGTCAGAACTCTTTTGTTCCGTAATTCGTTCTTTGGTGTCGTCTGCAATGCTATTTTGTTCGATGCTGGTACTATCACCGTCAGGACTCTTTTGGTCTATAGGCTGTTCTTGGATATCGTCGCTGGTACCTTCTACCTCCTCTTTGGTTTCTTCCCTTTTAGTTTCTTCGTCTTTAATTTGGTTTTTACTCGTTTCACCGACTGTCTCACTACTATCACCGTTGCTGTGGATAAAGATCCACTCCACGGTCCAGAAGTACTTCTTGCGTTTGTTGTTCCAGCCTGATTTATTGCTTATGCTTCGTTGCATGCCTTGCGGCAGTTGCTTTACTCGAATTCCGTTGACAAGTCTCTCATCAGACCGCTGACCACCCCGTCTCCTCTGCtgaatctgctgctgccgacTTCGTTTACCAGAGTTCGACGCTGTCAATACCTCACTAACTGTGCGTTTCCCAAGTACCAGTTCACGATCCAGGGTCTGCAGAAAGCTGTAATCTCGATTAATAATAGCTGGAGATGCTGCTATGTCGTGCCGAGAAAAGTATTTAGCTGGATCCACCAGCCCAGTACATTTGGTCTGTTGCTTATGAAGTTTCGAGCATTCGAGAGAACATGTTCTTATAGCACAGGCAGGACATTTATATTTGAATTCATTTTTAAAACACTGCTCACACAAATTCGCGAGATCCGAGTCCATTGAATCCACCACCCTTAATTTCTTCTCAACTGATTTGGATCCTGATCCTCTAAATCAACACCAGATCAACTTTGGgtgaacaaaaataaatatttatttttcagataAGATCGTGCATTATCCATAGATCTGCCTCCAGTCCTTATCTGCGGCGTTGCCGCTCCCGCGGCTCGGCTGGGACTTtttggctggctggctgggtTAGGCCTGCACGTTCACAATCAAGCCAAGGACTGGTTGGTTCTCATCACTTCACATTCGTTTGTCTGATACCGAGATCTCGACATCGACACAATTCGCCCATTCCACATTCAAAATGGTGAGTTTCTGTACACTGTGTGCTggggggacatgcctccggcggctgggctccgcccagacctggttgtgctccgcttcgcggagcggcgTAGATCGTAGCGTTTGGCTGTcttttgctggtggtggattATGAGACGAGATAGGGGTTCAAAGTTGCAATTCTGGTCTTGGAACTGCTTTTTTGGACTCTTGGCCTTTTTGAAATTGTGATTTTGACGAAAATTACCAGGCTTTTACTAACTATAAACCCAGTCTGCCCAGAACTCGAACGGAATCCAGACCCTTTTGGAGGTACGTGCTATCCCTCAAGATTTTTATCGGTTCTGTAGCTCAATGGACTCATTTTAGTCTTCAATTGCGACAACAGATTGAAACGTACCAGTAATTTACTTGACAGAGGTACTAACAAGTTTTCCAGGCTGAGCGCAAGGCTCACGAGATCGTCCAAAAGGCCAGAGCTTGTAAGTGAGAACTATCTTCCTGTTGGAGACCTTGGCAGCACTaaattttgattttcttgtAATTTTAGTGACAAGGTCTCTATACACTGAAATTAAAATCGTCGGAAAGCTCCTCGATGGTTTTACATCCCTCGTTACTCGCAGTTCACGAACTAACATGACAGTCCGCACCCAACGCCTGAAGGCCGCCAAAACTGACGCAGCCGCCGAAATCGAGGCTTACAAGAAGTCCAAGGAGGCCGAGTTTCAACAGAAAGAGTCTCAGGTACGTTTTCTTCTACCAAtaacatgcctccggcggttggggctgcgccccagaccccgttgctcctgcttcgcaggagatccCCAGGCCCCTCGACttccgactcgagcgaagcgagaggagcaacagggtctggggtggagccccagcctcCGAAGACACGACCCCCTCTCCCCCAAATACTAACCCCTGCCAGCACTCGGGAACCACCTCGAAAGCCACTGAAGAGGCCGAGACCAAGATTCAGGCCGAGCTCAGCAAGATCAAGGCCGAcgccgctgctgctaaggACAAGATCATCAGCCGGATCATCGACTCTATCACCACTCCTACCCCCTCTCCTCACATCAACGCCTAATTTCTGATGTTTTTCCCGTAATTAAATGCTATTTATGCTCTGCTTTTCGGGGTGGtgagtctgcctccggcagctggggctccgccccagaccccgtggctcctctcgcttcgctcgagtcgtttcgtcggggGTGCCAGTATCGTTGGACCCTGAATAGACCCTGAGTGAACCCTAACATCTGGGATTTTTGCAGCGGGTTTATTTTCGGCTTATGGGTTCATTTTTAGCCGGAAAAAGAGGTTTCTGTACTTTCAATAGTGGAGAGATTCAAACAGACCAAGAAACGTAGCCAAAATCCCACGTTTAGTCGCTTTTCGCGACGTAATCTTGCTGAGGTAAGTGATTCGTTAAGAGAAtatttgctgctgaaatatTCCACTAAAGATACTGATCTTAGAGCCCCTCTTCAGTGTCTAATAATATCCCAAAAAGGACTGTTATCATTACTTAGCAGCTGAATAACGGCTCCAACCGTCGAAATCTGGTCCCCAATCAGTCCAATTGTTCTCAACCCCCACCGGAGTtcccccctcccctcccACTCTACCCCTCAGCCGGGGAtccccacgcaacgactcgagcggagcgagaggagccacggggtctggggcggagccccagccgccggaggcaggccctTCTCCCTAGAGACGCTCCGAGCGGACCCTGAAACAGGGTCCAGAGTGAACCCTAACATCCGGTGCAATGATGTACAGAGAGCAGCATGGACTAGTAAGACAATTAAGACCGACACGTGAGGAGTGGATATTGAGGTTGAGAGGTGATTTGTGGAGAATTGCGAGAGGATTTGTCGTTGCTAGGACTGCGGACACGGTTTATTGAGAAGTTCAGAAGAGGATTTTGGGATCACGGTTTTACGAGGTTCACGAGGTTCAGGTTAACGTTGGTTATGCTGTAGAAGAGGAACTGGTTATTTTTGAACATGAAACTGCCAGAAATATCAGCTGcgttgctgttggtgttgatacCTACGGTGTATCTTCTTAGCCGACGGGTACTGGATTCTAAACGCAAGGAGAAGGGAAAATCGTTTCATCTGCCCACTCCGGAGGAGGCACTTCCTCATTGGAAGGGCAAACGGATCTCGCCAGTGTCGGTGTTTGATTCGACCGATCCCGCCAATATCCAGTGCTACTGTCCTGCTACAGGCCAGTCTTTAGGCAAATTTCCTGCTCATACTCGAGATGATATGAATGTTATCATTGATAAAGCGCATAAAGCGCAGAAAAACTGGAAATCGTCGACTTTCAGCCAACGTCGTACCGTACTTAATACTATATCCAAGTATATCAATGACCACCAGGAACAGGTGGCTCGCATCGCTTGTCGTGATACAGGAAAAACTATGTTAGATGCCTCGTTAGGCGAAATTCTCGTCACTTTGGAAAAACTCAATTGGATAGTCGCTCATGGTGAACAGTCTTTAGCTGTATCCAAACGTCCAGGACCTACTAATATCCTCATGTCATATAAAGGGGCAGAAATCAGATATGAACCTCTTGGAGTCGTGGCAGCAATGGTGTCGTGGAACTATCCTTTGCATAATTTAATGGGTCCTATAGCAGCTGCTCTGTTTACTGGAAATGCCATTGTCGTCAAATGCTCGGAATCTGTAGTATGGTCATCGCTG
This is a stretch of genomic DNA from Sugiyamaella lignohabitans strain CBS 10342 chromosome C, complete sequence. It encodes these proteins:
- the BCD1 gene encoding Bcd1p (Essential protein required for the accumulation of box C/D snoRNA; GO_component: GO:0005737 - cytoplasm [Evidence IEA,IEA]; GO_component: GO:0005737 - cytoplasm [Evidence IDA] [PMID 14562095]; GO_component: GO:0005634 - nucleus [Evidence IEA,IEA]; GO_component: GO:0005634 - nucleus [Evidence IDA] [PMID 14562095]; GO_component: GO:0005634 - nucleus [Evidence IDA] [PMID 14690591]; GO_function: GO:0046872 - metal ion binding [Evidence IEA]; GO_function: GO:0003676 - nucleic acid binding [Evidence NAS] [PMID 12837249]; GO_process: GO:0042254 - ribosome biogenesis [Evidence IEA]; GO_process: GO:0016074 - snoRNA metabolic process [Evidence IMP] [PMID 12837249]), with protein sequence MDSDLANLCEQCFKNEFKYKCPACAIRTCSLECSKLHKQQTKCTGLVDPAKYFSRHDIAASPAIINRDYSFLQTLDRELVLGKRTVSEVLTASNSGKRSRQQQIQQRRRGGQRSDERLVNGIRVKQLPQGMQRSISNKSGWNNKRKKYFWTVEWIFIHSNGDSSETVGETSKNQIKDEETKREETKEEVEGTSDDIQEQPIDQKSPDGDSTSIEQNSIADDTKERITEQKSSDSDSTSIEQNSIADDTKERITEEKNPDIDSTNIEQNSIGDGARITCTKEVPDSEILDEAARRIYKFSPGGTDLPAASKLAVYLKKVDCPANKPQLIKLDGEKPLAEALAGQCVLEYPTLFAIIGKQGSHEPTDLPAGYLLDEGDASSDSSTDSSDDSSTTASDSSSSSSESDSPPAEESSKGP